Proteins from a single region of Azospira inquinata:
- a CDS encoding TonB-dependent receptor plug domain-containing protein, whose protein sequence is MTLRGYLVWCGICLPILAWGQEGGGLEQDLVSLPIEQLLTTEVSSVLKHPSELADAPAATTVLRREDIERMAATSLPDLLRLVPGLHVAQLDGNRWAVSSRGMNGFFGSKLLVMVDGRSIYNSVYSGVFWDANDIPLDNIARIEIIRGPGAALWGVNAVNGVINIVTRTAQETTGGLASVSLGNVERGKLGLRWGQTNEDGSAWRVYSQSHHRDQTRYLTGSLNGSNRPGDESRSDRVGFRADSAPGSTTWMVTGEGYSGYSGGAPMPLATSDDIRGHHLQGRVTRLLEDGSLVQMQGYLAYSWRQEAAIGSVLEENVADFDLQRSQELNPFHRLTWGGGVRQYHFDSIGSSKLAFDPDSSTANVINLFLQDEWQFRPSLRLIAGAKVEHVPQSGTQFQPNLRLVWTPAAGHTLWAGTARAVRAGNQVDRNIRYGGQGISAVPVQGNPDFGSETLISQEGGWRAQLSPTLASDLSLYRNRYADLETIDYNPSQLSMSYYNHARGTTHGLEWALDWQAADNWQLRSGLTLYHESLEYSQTPQQPSLISFKGGFPTRQAFVRSLWDISARQRFDLTWRGAGPMPARGVPGYGTFDFRWSYRMDRRTEVALTGRNLTGPEHEEFARQPFFQQTAMRRELMVSLSREF, encoded by the coding sequence ATGACCTTGCGGGGGTACTTGGTCTGGTGCGGGATCTGTCTGCCCATTTTGGCCTGGGGCCAGGAGGGGGGCGGGCTGGAGCAGGATCTGGTGTCCCTGCCCATCGAGCAGTTGCTCACCACGGAAGTCAGTTCCGTACTCAAGCATCCCTCCGAGCTGGCCGATGCGCCGGCGGCCACCACCGTGCTGCGCCGGGAAGACATTGAGCGCATGGCCGCCACTTCCCTGCCGGATCTACTGCGGCTGGTGCCCGGTCTCCATGTGGCCCAGCTGGATGGCAATCGCTGGGCCGTTTCCTCCCGGGGCATGAACGGCTTTTTCGGTAGCAAGCTCCTGGTCATGGTGGATGGGCGCAGCATCTACAACTCGGTCTATTCCGGGGTGTTCTGGGACGCCAATGACATTCCCCTGGACAACATCGCCCGCATCGAAATTATCCGGGGGCCGGGAGCGGCCCTGTGGGGGGTGAATGCGGTGAATGGGGTGATCAATATCGTCACCCGCACCGCCCAGGAAACCACTGGGGGCCTGGCCAGCGTCAGTCTGGGCAATGTGGAACGGGGCAAGCTGGGGCTGCGTTGGGGCCAGACCAATGAGGATGGCAGCGCCTGGCGGGTCTATAGCCAGAGCCACCATCGGGATCAGACTCGTTATCTGACCGGTTCCCTGAACGGCAGTAATCGCCCCGGGGATGAATCCCGTTCCGACCGGGTCGGCTTCCGGGCCGACAGTGCCCCGGGCAGCACCACCTGGATGGTGACGGGGGAGGGCTACAGTGGTTATAGCGGGGGCGCCCCCATGCCCCTGGCCACTTCCGACGATATTCGGGGCCACCATCTCCAGGGCCGGGTGACCCGCCTGCTGGAGGATGGCTCCCTGGTTCAGATGCAGGGCTATCTGGCCTATTCCTGGCGCCAGGAGGCGGCCATTGGCAGCGTTCTGGAAGAAAACGTGGCGGACTTCGATCTGCAACGGAGCCAGGAATTGAACCCGTTCCATCGCCTCACCTGGGGCGGCGGGGTGCGCCAGTATCACTTTGATTCCATCGGTTCCAGCAAGCTGGCCTTCGATCCGGACAGCTCCACCGCCAATGTGATCAATCTATTCCTCCAGGACGAATGGCAGTTCCGCCCCAGTCTGCGGCTCATTGCCGGGGCCAAGGTGGAACATGTGCCCCAGTCCGGCACCCAGTTCCAGCCTAATCTGCGCTTGGTGTGGACCCCGGCCGCCGGGCACACCCTGTGGGCCGGTACGGCCCGGGCGGTGCGGGCCGGCAACCAGGTGGACCGGAATATCCGCTACGGCGGCCAGGGCATCAGCGCCGTGCCGGTCCAGGGCAATCCGGATTTTGGCTCGGAAACCCTGATCAGCCAGGAAGGGGGCTGGCGAGCCCAGTTGTCCCCCACCCTGGCTTCCGACCTGTCCCTTTACCGCAACCGTTATGCGGACCTGGAAACCATCGATTACAACCCGTCCCAGCTCAGCATGTCCTATTACAACCATGCCCGGGGCACTACCCACGGCTTGGAATGGGCCCTGGACTGGCAGGCGGCGGACAACTGGCAGCTGCGCAGCGGTCTGACCCTCTACCATGAAAGCCTGGAATACAGCCAGACGCCCCAGCAGCCTTCCCTGATTTCCTTTAAGGGGGGCTTCCCCACCCGCCAGGCTTTTGTCCGTTCCCTTTGGGATATATCTGCCCGCCAGCGTTTCGATCTGACCTGGCGGGGTGCCGGGCCCATGCCCGCCCGGGGGGTGCCCGGCTATGGCACCTTCGACTTCCGCTGGAGTTATCGGATGGACCGGCGCACCGAAGTGGCCCTGACCGGTCGTAACCTGACCGGGCCGGAACATGAGGAATTTGCCCGTCAGCCCTTCTTCCAGCAGACTGCCATGCGCCGGGAGCTGATGGTTTCCCTGAGCCGGGAATTCTGA
- a CDS encoding YfiR family protein: MAFILRALVLFACSIATAHAWSAPSEAVVKAALVANLANYAQWQDHNWPANRTLICVAGRGPVADALQALDGQVLYGRTVSVSLRLRPADARDCQVLYLGDGVARSSAEWLMELAGSSVLTVGDGEDFPLNGGVVGLIRDGNRVGFDISLSASRRANIRFSAHLLRLARNVLGPR; the protein is encoded by the coding sequence ATGGCCTTTATTCTTCGCGCCCTGGTGCTCTTCGCCTGTTCCATTGCCACCGCCCACGCCTGGAGCGCGCCCTCCGAGGCGGTGGTGAAAGCGGCCCTGGTGGCCAATCTGGCCAATTATGCCCAATGGCAGGACCATAACTGGCCCGCCAACCGCACCCTGATCTGCGTTGCTGGCCGGGGGCCGGTGGCGGATGCCCTCCAGGCCCTGGACGGCCAGGTGCTCTATGGCCGTACCGTGAGCGTCAGCCTGCGGCTCCGTCCCGCCGACGCTCGGGACTGCCAGGTCCTCTATCTGGGGGACGGGGTGGCCCGGAGCAGTGCCGAATGGTTGATGGAACTGGCCGGTTCCTCCGTGCTGACCGTAGGTGACGGAGAAGATTTTCCCCTCAACGGCGGGGTGGTGGGCCTGATCCGGGACGGTAACCGGGTCGGTTTCGACATTAGCCTGAGTGCCTCCCGGCGCGCCAATATCCGCTTTAGCGCCCATTTGCTGCGCCTGGCGCGCAACGTTCTGGGGCCCCGTTAA
- a CDS encoding response regulator, whose protein sequence is MANPSRFQPLGQRLQAMLMVVALAALSIYASLTLIHGVHEVETLNRENLSALMDVTARNLEASLVFNDARAAVDTLRALSFDPGVLAVKVTDAAGHPFASYDRNGDQGRGGWELLPESWNRITLHQEIRFKNQVVGQVELLASRDRYWSSVARGGVIWALVTALALFAASLLGRRLQQGITGPIQRLERAARDIARSKRFSLRVEPEARERHDEISNLIDSFNAMLSEIENRDRTLSRYQQVLEAEVASRTAELVASRDAAHEASRIKSRFLANMSHEIRTPLNGMLGMLRLLQTQPLGKEAQRMSDIALQSGQTLLNLLNDILDLSKIEAGKLEMEHTPFDLGALADRNLLTLVENAQAKGLDLTVRLGAEVPALVMGDPNRLGQVLCNLLGNAVKFTEQGFVALEVERRPGGEGGKAEIRFLVKDSGIGISPAEQQRLFQAFTQADASTTRKFGGTGLGLAISRELVRLMGGELTLVSAPGEGSEFSFSLILPVVQEACRPGPSAYRRMLLVEPRVGTAEVVAEYGALAKVGCLRVVDGNMAAASLLRDEVDLVLVDTQAEPPKGRTWAELAAEAGQGKVWVSLGPLGDRDIQAPFQRHLSRPVSRQELLELLVASREEAPTPVVSRESPVRYSGRVLLVEDNPVNQEVTRGLLEYCGCAVVVVGDGQEALDTWEQGDFDLILMDCQMPVMDGYTAARSLRERERQSGRAPTAVIALTANSYPEDRQRCLAAGMNGFLCKPFSEEQLRALLDGWLAREEGGEGAPAPATLEGEGLGAGNAATPYLDSQVLQAIGSRQSRPWRDFLEAMVPLFLEQAHRHVTDVGSEENARIALHTLKSAAASVGAQRLAEAARILDERLNREGTLDYPEAARLLDGLLEETEHAMEGLLAAAREADPRRSADSSLGM, encoded by the coding sequence ATGGCCAATCCTTCCCGCTTCCAACCCCTGGGGCAACGGCTCCAGGCCATGTTGATGGTGGTGGCCCTGGCCGCCTTAAGTATTTACGCTTCCCTGACCCTGATCCACGGGGTTCATGAGGTGGAGACCCTGAATCGGGAAAATCTCTCCGCCCTCATGGACGTGACCGCCCGCAACCTGGAAGCCTCCCTGGTGTTCAACGACGCCCGGGCGGCGGTGGATACCCTGCGGGCCCTGTCCTTCGACCCCGGAGTGCTGGCGGTCAAGGTTACCGATGCGGCGGGTCACCCTTTCGCCAGTTACGACCGTAACGGGGACCAGGGCCGGGGAGGCTGGGAACTGCTGCCTGAATCCTGGAACCGGATTACCCTGCACCAGGAAATCCGCTTCAAAAACCAGGTGGTGGGCCAGGTGGAGCTGCTGGCCAGTCGGGACCGGTACTGGTCCTCCGTGGCCCGGGGCGGAGTGATCTGGGCCCTGGTGACGGCCCTGGCCCTGTTTGCCGCCTCCCTGCTAGGGCGTCGCCTGCAACAGGGCATTACGGGCCCCATCCAGCGCCTGGAGCGGGCCGCCCGGGACATTGCCCGGAGCAAGCGCTTTTCCCTGCGGGTGGAGCCGGAGGCCCGGGAGCGCCACGATGAAATCTCCAACCTGATCGACAGCTTCAACGCCATGCTCTCGGAAATCGAGAACCGGGACCGGACCCTGTCCCGCTACCAGCAGGTGCTGGAGGCGGAAGTGGCGAGCCGGACCGCCGAACTGGTGGCGTCCCGGGACGCGGCCCACGAGGCGAGCCGTATCAAGAGCCGTTTCCTGGCTAACATGAGCCACGAGATCCGCACCCCCCTGAACGGCATGCTGGGCATGCTGCGCCTGCTGCAAACCCAGCCCTTGGGCAAGGAAGCCCAGCGCATGAGCGACATCGCCCTCCAATCGGGGCAAACCCTGCTCAATCTGCTTAACGACATTCTGGATTTGTCCAAGATCGAGGCGGGTAAGCTGGAAATGGAGCACACCCCCTTCGACCTGGGGGCCCTGGCCGACCGCAATCTTTTGACCCTAGTGGAAAACGCCCAGGCCAAGGGCCTGGACCTGACCGTGCGTCTGGGGGCGGAAGTGCCGGCCCTGGTTATGGGTGATCCCAACCGGCTGGGCCAGGTGCTCTGCAACCTACTGGGCAATGCGGTGAAATTCACGGAGCAGGGTTTTGTGGCCCTGGAGGTGGAACGCCGCCCCGGCGGGGAAGGGGGCAAGGCGGAAATTCGCTTCCTGGTGAAGGACAGCGGTATCGGCATTTCCCCGGCGGAGCAGCAGCGCCTGTTCCAGGCCTTTACCCAGGCGGATGCTTCCACTACCCGAAAATTCGGGGGCACGGGCCTGGGCCTGGCCATTTCCCGGGAACTGGTGCGCCTCATGGGGGGAGAACTGACCCTGGTGAGCGCCCCCGGAGAAGGCTCGGAATTCAGCTTCAGCCTTATTCTGCCGGTGGTGCAGGAAGCCTGTCGGCCCGGCCCCAGCGCCTATCGGCGCATGTTGCTGGTGGAACCCCGGGTAGGAACGGCGGAGGTGGTGGCGGAATACGGCGCCCTGGCTAAGGTGGGCTGCCTGCGAGTGGTGGATGGCAATATGGCCGCCGCCAGCCTGCTTCGGGACGAGGTGGATCTGGTGCTGGTGGATACCCAGGCCGAGCCGCCCAAAGGCCGGACCTGGGCCGAACTGGCGGCGGAAGCCGGCCAGGGCAAGGTTTGGGTGAGCCTGGGCCCCCTGGGGGACCGGGACATCCAGGCTCCCTTCCAGCGCCATCTGTCCCGTCCCGTTTCCCGCCAGGAACTTTTGGAACTGCTGGTGGCTTCCCGGGAGGAAGCTCCCACCCCCGTGGTCAGCCGGGAATCCCCGGTGCGGTACTCGGGCCGGGTGCTGCTGGTGGAAGACAATCCGGTGAACCAGGAGGTGACCCGGGGCTTGCTGGAATACTGCGGCTGCGCCGTGGTGGTGGTAGGCGATGGCCAGGAAGCCCTGGATACCTGGGAGCAGGGGGATTTCGACCTGATTCTCATGGATTGCCAGATGCCGGTCATGGACGGCTACACCGCTGCCCGTAGCCTGCGGGAGCGGGAGCGCCAATCCGGCCGGGCTCCCACGGCGGTGATTGCCCTCACCGCCAATTCCTATCCGGAGGATCGGCAGCGCTGCCTGGCGGCGGGCATGAACGGCTTTCTTTGCAAACCCTTTTCCGAGGAGCAGCTACGGGCCCTCTTGGACGGCTGGCTAGCCAGGGAGGAAGGGGGCGAGGGGGCCCCGGCTCCGGCGACCCTAGAAGGGGAGGGGCTGGGGGCCGGCAACGCCGCCACCCCCTACCTGGACAGCCAGGTCTTGCAGGCTATCGGTAGCCGGCAAAGCCGTCCCTGGCGGGATTTTCTCGAGGCCATGGTGCCCCTGTTCCTAGAGCAGGCCCATCGTCATGTGACAGATGTGGGGAGCGAGGAGAACGCCCGGATTGCCCTCCATACCTTGAAATCCGCCGCTGCCAGCGTGGGCGCCCAGCGGCTGGCGGAAGCGGCCCGGATTCTGGATGAACGCCTGAACCGGGAAGGAACCCTGGATTATCCGGAAGCGGCCCGACTCCTGGACGGCCTGCTGGAAGAAACGGAACACGCCATGGAAGGCCTGCTGGCGGCGGCTCGGGAAGCGGATCCCCGGCGTAGCGCCGATTCCTCCTTGGGCATGTGA
- the lysS gene encoding lysine--tRNA ligase, with translation MTEPIENPQDENHIIAERRTKLAQWRESGQAYPNNFRRENTAGKLDELYGSKEPEALEAEAVEVKVAGRMMLRRIMGKAAFITIQDLSGRIQIYVKRDAVGEDTYGDFKHWDLGDIVGVQGTLFKTKTGELTVQASSIRLLTKSLRPLPEKFKGLTDVEQRYRQRYLDLIMNEASRFTFVARSRMIQSIRRYMVDHNFLEVETPMMHPIPGGASAKPFTTHHNALDMDLYLRIAPELYLKRLVVGGFERVFEVNRNFRNEGISPRHNPEFTMMEFYAAYADYRILMDFTEGLLRHAAREALGTETFEYQGKPLDLSKPFARMTMVEAIHQKRPGFTLAQLNDPAWLRQKLTEMKVETRPDQGVGALQMLMFEETAEAELWEPTFIIDYPVEVSPLARKSDADPSITERFELFIVGREIANGFSELNDPEDQAARFLAQAKAKDAGDEEAMYYDADYIKALEYGLPPTGGCGIGIDRLVMLLTDSANIRDVILFPQMRRD, from the coding sequence ATGACCGAACCCATCGAAAATCCCCAGGACGAAAACCACATCATCGCCGAACGCCGCACCAAGCTGGCCCAATGGCGGGAAAGCGGCCAAGCCTACCCGAACAATTTCCGCCGGGAAAACACGGCGGGCAAGCTGGACGAACTGTACGGCAGCAAAGAACCGGAAGCCCTGGAAGCGGAAGCCGTGGAAGTGAAGGTGGCGGGCCGCATGATGCTGCGCCGGATCATGGGCAAGGCGGCTTTCATCACCATTCAGGATCTCTCCGGCCGCATCCAGATTTACGTCAAGCGGGACGCGGTGGGAGAAGACACCTACGGGGACTTCAAGCATTGGGACTTGGGGGACATCGTCGGGGTGCAGGGCACCCTGTTCAAGACCAAGACCGGGGAACTGACCGTCCAAGCCAGCAGCATCCGCCTGCTCACCAAGTCCCTGCGGCCCCTGCCGGAAAAATTCAAGGGCCTCACGGACGTGGAGCAGCGCTATCGCCAGCGCTACCTGGACCTGATCATGAATGAAGCCTCCCGCTTCACCTTCGTGGCCCGCAGCCGCATGATCCAGTCCATCCGCCGCTACATGGTGGATCACAACTTCCTGGAAGTGGAAACGCCCATGATGCACCCCATCCCCGGCGGTGCCTCGGCCAAGCCCTTCACCACCCACCACAACGCCCTGGATATGGACCTCTACCTGCGCATTGCGCCGGAACTGTATCTGAAGCGCCTGGTGGTGGGCGGCTTTGAACGGGTCTTTGAAGTGAACCGGAATTTCCGTAACGAGGGCATCAGCCCCCGGCACAATCCGGAATTCACCATGATGGAGTTCTACGCCGCCTACGCGGACTACCGCATCCTTATGGACTTCACCGAAGGCCTGCTGCGCCATGCGGCCCGGGAAGCCCTGGGCACGGAGACCTTCGAATATCAAGGCAAGCCCCTGGACCTGTCCAAGCCCTTCGCCCGCATGACCATGGTGGAAGCCATTCACCAGAAGCGTCCCGGCTTCACCCTGGCCCAGCTCAATGATCCGGCCTGGCTGCGTCAGAAGCTGACGGAAATGAAGGTGGAAACCCGCCCGGACCAAGGGGTGGGTGCCCTGCAAATGCTCATGTTTGAAGAAACGGCGGAAGCCGAGCTGTGGGAACCCACTTTCATCATCGACTACCCGGTGGAAGTGTCTCCCCTGGCCCGCAAGAGCGACGCGGACCCCTCCATTACGGAACGCTTCGAACTCTTTATCGTCGGTCGGGAAATCGCCAACGGCTTCTCCGAGCTCAACGATCCGGAAGACCAGGCCGCCCGCTTCCTGGCCCAGGCCAAGGCCAAGGACGCCGGGGACGAAGAAGCCATGTATTACGACGCGGACTACATCAAGGCCCTGGAATACGGTCTGCCCCCCACGGGCGGCTGCGGTATCGGCATCGACCGGCTGGTCATGCTGCTCACGGACAGCGCCAATATCCGGGACGTGATCCTCTTTCCCCAGATGCGCCGGGACTGA
- the prfB gene encoding peptide chain release factor 2 (programmed frameshift): MEAEQLNAIANKIADLDTRSAELRRYLDYDTKEIRLVEVSRELESPDIWNDADRAQELGREKKALEGVVLTLTEVAQSLADAQDLFDMAKAEGDDDTLLAVAEDAQAIETKVAGLEFRRMFNNPQDPNPCFIDIQAGSGGTEAQDWASMLLRMYLHYAERKGYKAEVLEESEGEVAGLKSATIKLTGEYCYGMLRTETGIHRLVRKSPFDSNARRHTSFASVFVYPEVDDSIEVDINPADLRIDTFRASGAGGQHINKTDSAVRITHIPTNIVVQCQNDRSQHRNRAEAMAMLKSRLYEFELRKRNAEKQAMEDAKTDIGWGHQIRSYVLDQSRIKDLRTNYEVGNTQAVLDGDLDAFIEASLKQGV; this comes from the exons ATGGAAGCGGAACAGCTCAACGCCATCGCCAACAAGATCGCCGACCTGGACACCCGGTCGGCGGAACTTCGGAGGTATCTT GACTACGACACCAAGGAAATTCGTCTAGTCGAAGTCTCCCGGGAACTGGAAAGCCCGGACATTTGGAATGATGCGGACCGGGCCCAGGAGCTGGGCCGGGAAAAGAAGGCCCTGGAGGGAGTGGTCCTTACCCTGACGGAAGTGGCCCAATCCCTGGCGGACGCCCAGGATTTGTTCGACATGGCCAAGGCCGAAGGGGACGATGACACCCTGCTGGCCGTGGCGGAAGATGCCCAGGCCATTGAAACCAAGGTGGCGGGCCTGGAATTCCGCCGCATGTTCAACAACCCCCAGGACCCCAACCCCTGCTTTATCGACATCCAGGCCGGTTCCGGCGGTACGGAAGCCCAGGACTGGGCCTCCATGCTCCTGCGCATGTATCTGCACTACGCGGAACGCAAGGGCTACAAGGCGGAGGTGTTGGAAGAATCGGAAGGGGAAGTGGCGGGCCTCAAGAGCGCCACCATCAAGCTCACCGGGGAATACTGTTACGGCATGCTGCGCACGGAAACGGGCATTCACCGGCTGGTGCGCAAATCCCCCTTCGATTCCAACGCCCGGCGCCACACCTCCTTCGCCTCCGTGTTCGTCTATCCGGAGGTGGATGATTCCATCGAGGTGGACATCAATCCGGCGGATTTGCGCATTGATACCTTCCGGGCCTCCGGCGCCGGCGGTCAGCACATTAACAAGACCGACTCGGCGGTGCGGATCACCCACATCCCCACCAATATCGTGGTCCAGTGCCAGAACGACCGCTCCCAGCACCGCAACCGGGCGGAAGCCATGGCCATGTTGAAATCCCGCCTGTACGAGTTCGAGCTGCGCAAACGCAACGCGGAAAAGCAGGCCATGGAAGATGCCAAGACGGACATCGGCTGGGGCCATCAAATCCGCTCCTATGTGCTGGACCAGTCCCGCATCAAGGATCTGCGCACCAATTACGAAGTGGGCAACACCCAGGCCGTGCTGGACGGGGACCTCGACGCTTTCATCGAGGCCAGTCTGAAGCAGGGCGTTTAA
- a CDS encoding DEAD/DEAH box helicase, with translation MATLIPALSTCLPRMTSGEKRLARRLEEKLEADYLLWYDIPVGSANLHPDFLVLNPRRGLLVLEVKDWRLETIQAMDRTSATILTPNGIKQVTNPLEQARQYAHAVVQLMEKDPQLTFASGKVAGRLVFPWGYGVVLTNITRKQFESTDLDQVLEPHRVLCKDEMEEGVDGEAFQERLWAMFPFHRSVPLSLPQIDRIRWHLFPEIRITTPTQGQLFTDTEAVLPDIVQVMDLQQEQLARSLGDGHRVIHGVAGSGKTLILGYRAEHLAQVCRKPILVLCYNRTLAARLAQSMADKGLGEKVLVHSFHQWCRAQLLAYHQGLPHKEGTEENEQFFRAMVEKLIRAVDQGQVPGGQYDGVLIDEGHDFEPAWFKLVVQMVDPASNSLLVLYDDAQDIYGRSKKQKFSFKSLGIQAQGRTTILKINYRNTREILQLATRFAADLLRPTQADEDGVPVLAPISGGRHGEAPQIVNLPDIQAQARYIAERFQAAHRQGTAWKDMALIYRDYPRVGKAVLHYLRQHQIPCTYFKQMTFGTQEDTVKVLTMHSCKGLEFPLVAIPGLNLLGETPEHQEEDARLLYVAMTRATRELLLTTETLATATV, from the coding sequence GTGGCCACCCTGATTCCTGCCCTCAGCACCTGCCTGCCTCGCATGACCTCCGGAGAAAAGCGCCTGGCCCGGCGGCTGGAGGAAAAACTGGAGGCGGACTACCTGCTTTGGTACGACATTCCGGTGGGCAGCGCCAATCTCCATCCGGATTTTCTCGTTCTCAATCCCCGCCGGGGGCTGCTGGTGCTGGAGGTAAAGGATTGGCGTCTGGAGACCATTCAGGCCATGGATCGGACCAGCGCCACCATCCTCACCCCCAACGGCATCAAGCAGGTCACCAATCCCCTGGAGCAGGCCCGGCAATACGCCCATGCGGTGGTCCAGCTCATGGAAAAAGACCCCCAGCTCACCTTTGCCAGCGGCAAGGTGGCGGGCCGTTTGGTATTTCCCTGGGGCTACGGGGTGGTGCTCACCAACATCACCCGCAAACAGTTCGAGAGCACGGATTTGGATCAGGTGCTGGAACCCCACCGGGTCCTCTGCAAGGATGAAATGGAGGAAGGAGTGGATGGGGAGGCGTTCCAGGAGCGGCTCTGGGCCATGTTTCCCTTCCATCGCAGTGTTCCCCTGTCCCTACCCCAGATCGACCGCATCCGCTGGCACCTGTTTCCGGAAATCCGCATCACCACCCCCACCCAGGGACAGCTTTTCACCGACACCGAGGCGGTCCTGCCGGATATTGTCCAGGTCATGGACCTGCAACAGGAACAGCTGGCCCGCAGCCTGGGGGATGGGCATCGGGTCATTCACGGGGTAGCCGGGAGCGGCAAAACCCTGATTCTGGGCTACCGGGCCGAGCATCTGGCCCAGGTCTGCCGCAAACCCATTCTGGTGCTCTGCTACAACCGTACCCTGGCGGCCCGCCTGGCCCAATCCATGGCGGACAAGGGGCTGGGGGAAAAGGTGCTGGTCCATTCTTTCCACCAATGGTGCCGGGCCCAGCTCCTGGCTTATCACCAGGGGCTGCCCCATAAGGAAGGGACGGAGGAAAACGAGCAATTTTTCCGGGCCATGGTGGAAAAACTGATCCGGGCCGTGGATCAGGGCCAGGTGCCCGGGGGGCAGTACGACGGGGTGCTCATCGACGAGGGCCATGACTTTGAACCGGCCTGGTTCAAGCTGGTGGTGCAGATGGTGGATCCGGCCAGCAATTCCCTGCTGGTGCTCTACGACGACGCCCAGGACATTTACGGGCGCTCAAAAAAGCAGAAATTCAGCTTCAAAAGCCTGGGCATCCAGGCCCAGGGGCGCACCACCATTCTCAAGATCAACTACCGCAACACCCGGGAAATTCTCCAGCTGGCCACCCGCTTCGCCGCCGACCTGCTGCGCCCCACCCAGGCCGACGAGGACGGGGTGCCGGTGCTGGCCCCCATCAGCGGCGGCCGTCACGGGGAAGCACCCCAGATCGTGAATCTGCCGGACATTCAGGCCCAGGCCCGCTACATCGCAGAACGTTTCCAGGCCGCCCACCGGCAAGGCACGGCCTGGAAGGATATGGCCCTCATTTACCGGGACTACCCCCGGGTGGGCAAAGCGGTACTCCACTACCTGCGCCAGCACCAGATTCCCTGTACCTATTTCAAGCAAATGACTTTCGGCACCCAGGAAGACACGGTAAAAGTCCTCACCATGCATAGTTGCAAGGGGCTGGAATTCCCCCTGGTGGCCATTCCCGGCCTGAATCTTCTGGGGGAAACCCCGGAACACCAGGAAGAAGACGCCCGGCTGCTCTACGTGGCCATGACCCGGGCCACCCGGGAATTGCTGCTCACCACGGAAACGCTAGCCACGGCCACCGTCTGA
- a CDS encoding DMT family transporter gives MSASSNERLSRTGLLLLLAITLGWGFNWPIMKIVLRDVPPLYFRGFCLSMGGLGMLILARANGHSLAIARSYWGALAGMALGNIIGWNVLATYGVKLLPSGRAALLGYTMPLWGMVLSVVILKEAITRRRVLGLLLGLAGVGFLLEEGAGAMLATPVGALCMIGAAWSWAIGIVLLKRYPLPVSTTVLTGWMMLVGGLPLLLAAWPLETDQLHWPHFWPAFGLAYNIGVAFMFCYWAWNRIVLMVPVAVSSLSSLVTPLVGVFGGMAILGERPGWQEYVAAGLILAAVATVTIPGRSARQ, from the coding sequence GTGTCTGCCTCTTCCAACGAACGTCTTTCCCGTACCGGATTACTCCTGCTTCTGGCCATTACCCTGGGCTGGGGGTTTAACTGGCCGATTATGAAAATTGTCCTGCGGGACGTGCCGCCCCTGTATTTCCGGGGCTTCTGCCTGTCCATGGGGGGGCTGGGCATGTTGATCCTGGCCCGGGCCAACGGCCACTCCCTGGCCATTGCCCGGTCCTACTGGGGGGCACTGGCGGGCATGGCCCTGGGCAATATCATTGGCTGGAATGTGCTGGCCACCTATGGGGTCAAGCTCCTGCCTTCGGGCCGGGCGGCCCTACTGGGTTACACCATGCCCCTGTGGGGCATGGTGCTGTCCGTAGTCATTCTCAAGGAAGCCATTACCCGGCGGCGGGTGTTGGGGCTGTTGCTGGGCTTGGCCGGGGTGGGCTTTTTGCTGGAGGAAGGGGCGGGAGCCATGCTGGCTACCCCGGTGGGGGCCCTGTGCATGATCGGCGCCGCCTGGAGCTGGGCCATCGGCATTGTGCTGCTGAAACGTTATCCCCTGCCCGTTTCCACCACCGTGCTGACGGGCTGGATGATGCTGGTGGGGGGGCTCCCCCTGCTGCTGGCCGCCTGGCCCCTGGAAACGGACCAGCTGCACTGGCCCCATTTTTGGCCCGCTTTCGGGCTGGCCTACAACATTGGGGTGGCTTTCATGTTCTGCTACTGGGCCTGGAACCGGATTGTGCTCATGGTGCCCGTGGCCGTTTCTTCCCTCTCCTCCCTGGTTACGCCCCTGGTGGGGGTATTCGGCGGCATGGCCATTCTGGGGGAACGGCCCGGGTGGCAGGAATACGTGGCGGCCGGGCTGATCCTGGCCGCCGTGGCCACGGTGACTATACCGGGGCGCAGTGCTCGACAATGA